The genomic region CGACAATTCGCAAAAGCGAAGAAGAGTATCAAACAAAAGAGTTTGATTCATTTACAAGTTCTTTGACAGAGTTAAGAGAGTGGTGCAAAAAGGAAGGTGTTACCCATGTAGCGATGGA from Bacteroidota bacterium harbors:
- a CDS encoding IS110 family transposase is translated as MQEIKFKQVVTTGCGIEVHKDNIVATIRKSEEEYQTKEFDSFTSSLTELREWCKKEGVTHVAM